Proteins encoded in a region of the Rhizobium sp. CC-YZS058 genome:
- a CDS encoding UDP-N-acetylmuramoyl-L-alanyl-D-glutamate--2,6-diaminopimelate ligase: MTISDLIGQEFPEARSAAAAMEARVSAVTADSRQVTPGSVFVAVAGTKADGRRYVADAQARGAAVIVTDTALDLETDLPVLRVDAPRRFLALAAARLAGAQPEVIVAVTGTAGKTSVAAFTRQIWAHSGLAAAMIGTTGVVAPGRKDYGSLTTPDPVSLHGLLAELAGAGVTHAAMEASSHGLDQHRLDGVRLSAAAFTNLGRDHMDYHPTVEHYLAAKMRLFTDLLPKGAPAIIFADGDYSEAAVAAARAAGADVRTVGRKGDYLTLKRVEHFRHKQIAEIHAAGTIYEVNLPLAGDFQIANALVAAGLAMATGVPAREVMSALEKLEGASGRLELVGQTRDGALAYVDYAHKPDALTHVLSSVRPFTTGRVVVVFGCGGDRDKGKRPLMGEIAARLADVVIVTDDNPRSEIPETIRAEILAAAPGATEIGDRAEAIRTAVAMLQPGDTLIVAGKGHEEGQTVGSVTLPFSDHAELRKALQAQAAEAPRTGGQAV; this comes from the coding sequence ATGACGATCAGCGACCTCATCGGTCAGGAGTTCCCGGAAGCCCGCTCGGCTGCGGCCGCCATGGAGGCGCGCGTGTCTGCGGTTACCGCGGACAGCCGGCAGGTGACGCCGGGCAGCGTCTTCGTGGCCGTTGCCGGGACCAAGGCCGATGGACGCCGCTACGTTGCCGATGCGCAGGCGCGCGGCGCGGCCGTGATCGTCACCGATACCGCACTCGATCTTGAAACCGACCTTCCCGTGCTGCGGGTGGACGCGCCGCGCCGCTTTCTGGCGCTGGCCGCCGCCAGGCTGGCCGGCGCGCAGCCGGAGGTCATCGTCGCCGTCACGGGCACGGCCGGCAAGACCTCGGTCGCGGCCTTCACCCGTCAGATCTGGGCCCATAGCGGGCTTGCCGCTGCCATGATCGGCACGACCGGCGTCGTGGCGCCGGGGCGCAAGGATTACGGCTCGCTGACGACGCCCGACCCCGTTTCGCTGCATGGCCTGCTGGCCGAGCTGGCAGGCGCCGGCGTCACCCATGCCGCCATGGAAGCCTCCAGCCACGGGCTCGACCAGCATCGTCTCGACGGCGTCCGTCTTTCCGCCGCTGCCTTTACCAATCTCGGCCGCGACCACATGGACTACCATCCGACGGTCGAGCATTACCTGGCCGCCAAGATGCGGCTGTTCACCGATCTCCTGCCGAAGGGCGCGCCGGCGATCATCTTCGCCGATGGCGACTATTCGGAGGCGGCGGTGGCTGCCGCGCGCGCCGCCGGCGCGGATGTGCGCACGGTCGGGCGGAAGGGCGACTATCTCACGCTCAAGCGCGTCGAGCATTTCCGCCACAAGCAGATTGCCGAAATCCATGCCGCCGGCACGATCTATGAGGTGAACCTGCCGCTGGCGGGCGACTTCCAGATTGCCAACGCCCTCGTCGCCGCCGGCCTCGCCATGGCGACCGGCGTGCCGGCGAGGGAGGTGATGTCCGCGCTCGAAAAGCTCGAAGGCGCCTCCGGCCGGCTCGAACTGGTCGGCCAGACGCGTGATGGCGCGCTCGCCTATGTCGATTATGCCCACAAGCCGGATGCGCTGACCCATGTGCTGAGCTCCGTCCGCCCCTTCACCACGGGCCGCGTCGTCGTGGTGTTCGGCTGCGGCGGCGACCGGGACAAGGGCAAGCGTCCGCTGATGGGCGAAATCGCCGCCCGCCTTGCCGATGTCGTCATCGTCACGGACGACAATCCGCGCTCCGAGATTCCCGAAACCATTCGTGCCGAAATCCTTGCTGCCGCACCGGGCGCAACGGAGATCGGCGATCGCGCCGAGGCGATCCGCACCGCTGTCGCCATGCTGCAGCCGGGCGATACGCTGATCGTTGCCGGCAAGGGGCATGAGGAAGGACAGACGGTCGGGTCGGTAACCCTGCCTTTCTCCGACCATGCGGAACTGCGCAAGGCGCTGCAGGCCCAGGCGGCAGAGGCGCCACGGACGGGAGGGCAGGCGGTTTGA
- a CDS encoding UDP-N-acetylmuramoylalanyl-D-glutamyl-2,6-diaminopimelate--D-alanyl-D-alanine ligase — protein MSYLWTKADLLAAMHGRPVGNLPEGINGISIDSRSLGKGDAFFAIKGDRVDGHDFAGIALANGASLLVVSEGKLPALGRLIAPMIVVDDVLEAMIRLGCAARDRSAAKIIAVTGSVGKTTTKEMLRHMLSATGRVHASVASYNNHWGVPLTLARMPEATDYGVFEIGMNHPNEIRPLTRMVRPHVAIITTIAPAHLGNFRDLEEIAAAKAEIMEGLVDGGHVLLNRDNAQYPALERAAAMLGVSNVHSFGTEQRADFRMIEYASAPDGGTLWAGIGGRTVEVKIGAPGHHIAENALAAIGAATLAGSDLDRVVDALATLTPEKGRGERHVLKIGSGQLTLIDESYNANPASMRAAIALLAEAEPEFAPSGAAGRRIAILGDMLEMGAHSADVHARLSAPLIEQGIDTVWLAGPEMSHLREALPETVEVVYRSFVDELLDYALTHVRAGDVVMVKSSKGTGCGRIVAALLDKYPAFAETERAD, from the coding sequence TTGAGCTATCTCTGGACAAAGGCCGATCTTCTGGCCGCCATGCATGGACGCCCGGTCGGCAACCTGCCGGAGGGAATCAACGGCATTTCGATCGACAGCCGCTCGCTCGGCAAGGGCGACGCCTTCTTCGCCATCAAGGGCGACCGGGTGGACGGACATGATTTCGCCGGCATCGCGCTCGCCAACGGCGCCTCGCTGCTGGTCGTCAGCGAAGGGAAGCTGCCGGCGCTCGGAAGGCTGATCGCGCCGATGATCGTGGTGGACGACGTGCTGGAGGCGATGATTCGCCTGGGCTGCGCGGCGCGTGACCGCTCCGCCGCCAAGATCATCGCCGTCACCGGTTCCGTCGGCAAGACGACGACCAAGGAGATGCTGCGGCACATGCTGTCGGCCACCGGGCGGGTCCATGCCTCCGTCGCCTCTTACAACAACCATTGGGGCGTGCCGCTGACGCTCGCCCGCATGCCGGAGGCGACCGATTACGGCGTCTTCGAGATCGGCATGAACCATCCGAACGAGATCCGGCCGCTGACCCGCATGGTGCGCCCGCATGTGGCGATCATCACCACGATCGCACCGGCCCATCTCGGCAATTTCCGCGACCTCGAGGAGATCGCCGCAGCCAAGGCCGAGATCATGGAGGGTCTGGTGGATGGCGGCCATGTGCTGCTCAACCGCGACAACGCCCAGTATCCGGCGCTGGAGCGGGCCGCGGCCATGCTCGGCGTTTCCAACGTCCACAGCTTCGGCACCGAACAGCGGGCCGATTTCCGCATGATCGAATATGCAAGCGCGCCGGACGGCGGCACGCTCTGGGCCGGCATCGGCGGCCGTACGGTCGAGGTGAAGATCGGCGCGCCGGGCCACCATATCGCCGAAAACGCGCTGGCCGCCATCGGCGCAGCGACACTTGCCGGCTCCGATCTCGACCGCGTGGTCGATGCGCTTGCGACCTTGACGCCGGAAAAGGGGCGTGGCGAGCGCCATGTTCTGAAGATCGGCAGCGGCCAGCTGACGCTGATCGACGAGAGCTACAACGCCAACCCCGCCTCCATGCGCGCGGCGATTGCCCTTCTGGCCGAGGCGGAGCCCGAGTTTGCGCCCTCCGGCGCAGCGGGTCGGCGGATCGCCATCCTGGGCGACATGCTGGAAATGGGCGCCCATTCGGCGGATGTCCATGCGCGGCTTTCGGCGCCGCTCATCGAGCAGGGCATCGACACGGTCTGGCTGGCGGGGCCGGAGATGAGCCATCTGCGCGAGGCGTTGCCGGAAACGGTCGAGGTCGTCTATCGCAGCTTCGTCGACGAATTGCTGGACTATGCGCTCACCCATGTGCGGGCCGGCGATGTCGTGATGGTCAAGTCGTCCAAGGGAACCGGCTGCGGGCGGATCGTGGCAGCCTTGCTTGACAAGTATCCGGCATTTGCCGAGACGGAACGCGCCGATTAG
- the mraY gene encoding phospho-N-acetylmuramoyl-pentapeptide-transferase, whose product MLIWLVELADHFQFFNLFRYITFRTGAALFTSAMIVFLFGPMMISSLRVRQGRGQPIRADGPQTHFKKAGTPTMGGLMILAGIVVSSLLWADLSSVYVVSTLLVTLGFGAIGFYDDYLKVTKQSDKGFSGRARLGIEFAIAAIAVFFMMQAALSAGTSGSTFGSSLTFPFLKDFTLNLGYFFVLFGGFVVVGAGNAVNLTDGLDGLAIVPVMIAAAAFGLISYLAGNAVFANYLQIHFVPGTGELAVILGAVIGAGLGFLWFNAPPAAIFMGDTGSLALGGLIGTVAVATKHEIVMVIIGGLFVMETLSVIIQVGWFKRTGRRVFLMAPIHHHFEKKGWTESQVVIRFWIIAVILAMIGLSTLKLR is encoded by the coding sequence ATGCTCATCTGGCTTGTCGAACTGGCGGACCATTTCCAGTTTTTCAACCTGTTCCGCTACATCACCTTCCGGACAGGGGCGGCACTCTTCACCTCGGCCATGATCGTCTTCCTGTTCGGGCCGATGATGATCTCCTCGCTGCGCGTTCGCCAGGGCCGCGGTCAGCCGATCCGCGCCGATGGGCCACAGACCCATTTCAAGAAGGCGGGCACGCCGACCATGGGCGGCCTGATGATCCTGGCCGGCATCGTCGTCTCCTCCCTGCTCTGGGCGGATCTGTCCAGCGTCTACGTCGTCTCGACGCTCCTGGTCACGCTCGGCTTCGGCGCCATCGGCTTCTACGACGACTATCTGAAGGTGACCAAGCAGTCGGACAAGGGCTTTTCCGGCCGCGCCCGTCTCGGCATCGAGTTCGCCATCGCCGCCATCGCCGTATTCTTCATGATGCAGGCGGCACTGTCGGCCGGCACGTCCGGATCGACCTTCGGCTCGTCGCTGACCTTCCCCTTCCTCAAGGATTTCACGCTCAATCTCGGCTATTTCTTCGTGCTGTTCGGCGGCTTCGTCGTGGTGGGAGCGGGCAATGCCGTCAACCTGACGGATGGCCTCGACGGTCTGGCGATCGTGCCGGTCATGATCGCCGCCGCGGCCTTCGGCCTCATTTCCTATCTGGCCGGCAATGCCGTCTTCGCCAATTACCTGCAAATCCATTTCGTGCCCGGCACGGGCGAGCTCGCCGTCATCCTCGGCGCTGTCATCGGCGCCGGTCTCGGCTTTCTCTGGTTCAACGCGCCGCCCGCCGCCATCTTCATGGGCGATACGGGCTCGCTGGCGCTCGGCGGTCTGATCGGGACCGTGGCGGTCGCCACCAAGCACGAGATCGTCATGGTCATCATCGGCGGCCTGTTCGTCATGGAAACGCTGTCGGTCATCATCCAGGTCGGCTGGTTCAAGCGCACCGGAAGGCGCGTCTTCCTGATGGCGCCCATCCACCACCATTTCGAGAAGAAGGGCTGGACGGAAAGCCAGGTCGTCATCCGCTTCTGGATCATCGCCGTCATCCTGGCGATGATCGGCCTCTCGACCCTCAAGCTGCGGTGA
- the murD gene encoding UDP-N-acetylmuramoyl-L-alanine--D-glutamate ligase, translated as MIPVTSFTGKRVALFGLGGSGLATARALVKGGADVLAWDDKPESVARAAKEGIGTADLREIDWSGIAVLILSPGVPLTHPAPHWSADLASAAGVEIIGDIELFVRERRTLAPNAPLICITGTNGKSTTTALIAHILRTSGRDTQLGGNIGTAVLTLDPPAADRFYVVECSSYQIDLAPSLDPTVGILLNLTPDHIDRHGTMENYAAVKARLVAGSQTAVLGDDDPFCRAIAAELEAKGRRVLRISRDHAVHSGLYAAGTVLHHAGGEGETIFADLAGIETLRGSHNAQNAAAAIAACLAVGLSREEIVAGLASFPGLKHRMQPIAQRGAVTFVNDSKATNADAAAPALSSYDRIYWIAGGVAKEGGIEPLRPFFPKIAKAYLIGQAADAFAATLGDAVPVSRSGTLEAAVAEAAADAERAGETAAVMLSPACASFDQYKNFEMRGDAFVGHVAGLPGVAMLI; from the coding sequence ATGATCCCCGTCACCAGCTTCACCGGCAAACGGGTCGCGCTGTTCGGCCTCGGCGGCTCCGGCCTCGCGACTGCGCGCGCGCTCGTCAAGGGTGGTGCGGATGTGCTGGCCTGGGACGACAAGCCGGAGAGCGTCGCTAGGGCGGCCAAGGAAGGCATCGGCACGGCGGATCTGCGCGAGATCGACTGGTCGGGCATTGCGGTGCTCATCCTGTCGCCCGGCGTGCCACTCACCCATCCCGCGCCGCATTGGTCGGCCGATCTCGCGAGCGCGGCCGGCGTGGAAATCATCGGCGATATCGAGCTTTTTGTTCGCGAGCGCCGGACGCTTGCCCCCAATGCCCCGCTGATCTGCATCACCGGCACGAACGGCAAGTCGACGACGACGGCACTGATCGCCCATATCCTCAGGACAAGCGGCCGCGACACCCAGCTCGGCGGAAATATCGGCACCGCGGTGCTCACCCTCGATCCGCCAGCGGCGGACCGCTTCTACGTGGTCGAATGCTCCTCCTACCAGATCGATCTGGCGCCGAGCCTCGATCCGACCGTCGGGATCCTCCTCAACCTGACACCGGATCATATCGACCGTCATGGGACGATGGAGAATTACGCGGCCGTCAAGGCGCGCCTTGTGGCCGGCAGCCAGACCGCCGTGCTCGGCGACGACGATCCGTTCTGTCGAGCAATAGCAGCGGAGCTCGAGGCGAAGGGCCGACGTGTGCTGCGCATCTCGCGCGATCACGCGGTCCACTCCGGCCTCTACGCCGCGGGTACGGTTCTGCATCATGCCGGGGGAGAGGGCGAGACGATCTTTGCCGATCTCGCCGGCATCGAGACGCTGCGCGGCAGCCACAATGCCCAGAATGCCGCCGCCGCGATCGCCGCCTGCCTCGCGGTCGGCCTGAGCCGGGAAGAGATCGTCGCCGGCCTTGCATCCTTCCCCGGCCTCAAGCACCGCATGCAGCCGATTGCGCAGCGCGGGGCGGTGACCTTCGTCAATGACAGCAAGGCGACCAACGCCGATGCCGCCGCCCCGGCCTTGTCGAGCTATGACCGGATCTACTGGATTGCCGGCGGGGTTGCCAAGGAAGGCGGCATCGAGCCGCTGCGACCCTTCTTCCCAAAGATCGCCAAGGCCTATCTGATCGGCCAGGCGGCGGACGCCTTCGCGGCGACGCTCGGCGACGCCGTTCCGGTTTCGCGGTCGGGCACGCTGGAGGCCGCGGTGGCGGAAGCGGCGGCCGATGCCGAGCGGGCGGGCGAGACCGCAGCCGTCATGTTGTCCCCGGCTTGCGCAAGCTTCGACCAGTACAAGAACTTCGAGATGCGCGGCGATGCCTTCGTCGGCCATGTGGCCGGCCTGCCAGGCGTCGCCATGCTGATCTAG
- the ftsW gene encoding putative lipid II flippase FtsW — MVSRAERGPVADWFWTIDRFFLATFILLMGIGFMLSFAASPAVAERLNLDSFHFVKRHAAFLLPAIAVMIGISFLTPRQVRRTAIILLIVSLGMMVLALLFGAEIKGSRRWFSIGPLGIQPSEFMKPAFVVVCAWLFSEHARQPEIPGNLFAILLYIMVAALLVAQPDLGQTILTTAVWGGMFFMAGMPWLWIIVLGGSAVGGLVVAYTVLPHVAGRIDRFLTGEGDTFQVDTAREAIIRGDWLGQGPGEGIVKRIIPDSHTDFIFSVAAEEFGIIFCMVIVAIFSLLVMRGLRHALRERNDFTRFAVAGLVLQIGIQSLINVGVNLELLPAKGMTLPLISYGGSSMIAICVTAGFILALTRHRPEQRALERSLFRPGAAVPAE, encoded by the coding sequence ATGGTGAGCCGTGCGGAACGCGGGCCGGTGGCCGACTGGTTCTGGACGATCGACAGGTTCTTCCTGGCGACGTTCATCCTGCTGATGGGAATAGGCTTCATGCTGTCCTTCGCCGCGAGCCCCGCGGTGGCCGAGCGGCTGAACCTCGACAGCTTCCACTTCGTCAAGCGGCATGCCGCCTTCCTGCTGCCGGCCATTGCCGTCATGATCGGCATTTCCTTCCTCACCCCGCGCCAGGTGCGCCGCACCGCCATCATCCTGCTCATCGTCTCGCTCGGCATGATGGTGCTGGCGCTGCTCTTCGGCGCCGAGATCAAGGGCTCGCGCCGCTGGTTCTCGATCGGCCCGCTCGGCATCCAGCCGTCGGAATTCATGAAGCCCGCCTTCGTCGTCGTCTGCGCCTGGCTCTTCTCCGAACATGCCCGCCAGCCGGAAATTCCCGGCAATCTCTTCGCCATCCTGCTCTACATCATGGTGGCAGCACTCCTGGTCGCGCAGCCCGACCTCGGTCAGACCATTCTCACCACGGCCGTCTGGGGCGGCATGTTCTTCATGGCCGGCATGCCCTGGCTGTGGATCATCGTGCTCGGCGGCTCGGCGGTCGGCGGGCTCGTGGTCGCCTACACGGTGCTGCCGCACGTGGCAGGGCGTATCGACCGGTTCCTGACCGGCGAGGGCGACACCTTCCAGGTGGACACGGCGCGCGAGGCGATCATTCGTGGCGACTGGCTGGGGCAGGGGCCGGGCGAAGGCATCGTCAAGCGCATCATTCCCGACAGTCATACCGACTTCATCTTCTCGGTGGCGGCCGAGGAGTTCGGCATCATCTTCTGCATGGTGATCGTCGCCATCTTCTCGCTGCTCGTCATGCGCGGCCTGCGCCATGCGCTGCGCGAGCGCAACGACTTCACCCGCTTCGCCGTCGCCGGCCTCGTCTTGCAGATCGGCATTCAGTCGCTCATCAATGTCGGGGTCAATCTGGAGCTCCTGCCGGCCAAGGGCATGACCCTGCCGCTGATCTCCTACGGCGGCTCGTCCATGATCGCGATCTGCGTCACGGCCGGTTTCATTCTGGCGCTCACCCGCCACCGTCCCGAACAGCGCGCGCTCGAGCGGAGCCTCTTCCGCCCCGGCGCAGCGGTTCCGGCGGAGTAA
- the murG gene encoding undecaprenyldiphospho-muramoylpentapeptide beta-N-acetylglucosaminyltransferase, protein MTKGIAMLAAGGTGGHLFPAEALAHELKAMGFSVHLVTDSRAERYAGRFPADEIHVVSSATIGSKNPVKVAASLWTLWSGIREAKRLLQRVKPQVVVGFGGYPTVPPLLAATKLRIPSMVHEQNAVMGRANRMLAGRVMAIAGGFLPETGGSYSAKTVTTGNPVRPAVLEAAQTPYTPSRAGETFRLVVFGGSQGAQFFSKALPAAIERLPEPLRQRLHLTQQARPEDLDGVRSAVAKLSLSGEISPFFTDMAERIGAAHLVICRSGASTVSEVAVIGRPSILVPYPYALDHDQAANAAALAANGGAQVIAQAELSPDRLASILSQAMEDPEGLADRAARARATGRPDAARLLAAMVEAIAGGSPIKEFKERRS, encoded by the coding sequence ATGACCAAGGGCATCGCCATGCTCGCCGCCGGGGGAACCGGCGGCCATCTTTTTCCGGCCGAGGCGCTCGCCCATGAGCTGAAGGCCATGGGCTTCAGCGTGCATCTGGTGACCGACAGCCGGGCTGAGCGCTATGCCGGCCGGTTTCCGGCCGATGAGATCCACGTGGTCTCCTCGGCCACGATCGGCTCGAAGAACCCGGTCAAGGTCGCCGCGTCGCTGTGGACGCTGTGGAGCGGCATTCGCGAGGCCAAGCGCCTGCTGCAGCGCGTGAAGCCGCAGGTGGTCGTCGGCTTCGGCGGGTACCCCACCGTGCCGCCGCTACTGGCCGCCACCAAGCTGCGTATCCCCTCGATGGTGCATGAGCAGAATGCCGTCATGGGACGGGCGAACCGGATGCTCGCCGGCCGCGTGATGGCGATCGCCGGCGGCTTCCTGCCGGAAACGGGCGGCAGCTACTCCGCAAAGACGGTAACGACCGGCAATCCGGTGCGCCCCGCAGTCCTCGAGGCGGCTCAGACGCCCTATACGCCGAGCCGGGCGGGCGAGACCTTTCGCCTCGTCGTCTTCGGTGGCAGCCAGGGGGCGCAGTTCTTCTCCAAGGCTCTGCCCGCGGCGATCGAGCGGCTGCCGGAGCCGCTGCGCCAGAGGCTTCATCTGACCCAGCAGGCCCGGCCGGAGGATCTCGACGGCGTCCGCAGCGCGGTCGCGAAGCTGAGCCTTTCCGGCGAGATTTCACCCTTTTTCACCGATATGGCCGAGCGGATCGGCGCGGCGCATCTGGTCATCTGCCGCTCCGGTGCGTCCACGGTCTCCGAGGTCGCGGTGATCGGCCGCCCGTCGATCCTCGTTCCCTATCCCTATGCGCTCGATCATGACCAGGCGGCCAATGCCGCGGCGCTTGCCGCCAATGGCGGGGCGCAGGTGATTGCCCAGGCGGAGCTTTCGCCCGACCGGCTCGCCTCGATCCTCAGCCAGGCGATGGAGGATCCGGAGGGACTTGCCGATCGGGCTGCACGGGCGCGCGCAACCGGACGGCCGGACGCAGCGCGCTTGCTTGCCGCCATGGTTGAGGCTATTGCGGGCGGTTCACCGATCAAAGAGTTCAAGGAAAGACGGTCATGA
- the murC gene encoding UDP-N-acetylmuramate--L-alanine ligase has product MKLPQTIGLVHFIGIGGIGMSGIAEVLHNLGHRVQGSDQSESANVQRLREKGIEVFVGHKAENLGDAEVVVVSTAIKKTNPELIAAREKLLPVVRRAEMLAELMRFRSSIAIGGTHGKTTTTSMVAALLEAGGLDPTVINGGIINAYGTNARMGAGEWMVVEADESDGTFLKLPADVAVVTNIDPEHLDHYGNFDAVRAAFRQFVENVPFYGFGVMCLDHPEVQTMVSRIEDRKVVTYGENPQADVRFLNIRMDGATSIFDVVIRRRRTGQLIELKDLRLPMPGRHNISNATAAVAVAQRLGVSPDNIAKGLASFGGVKRRFTFTGEWNNVRVYDDYGHHPVEIKAVLKAAREACQGRIIAVHQPHRYSRLQSLFQDFSACFNDADTILLSPVYSAGEEPIEGVNSQELVARIKAGGHRDARYVEGPDALAPIVSTIAQPGDFVVLLGAGSITYWAAALPGELARVSGQSA; this is encoded by the coding sequence ATGAAACTGCCGCAGACGATCGGCCTCGTCCATTTCATCGGCATTGGCGGCATCGGCATGAGCGGCATCGCCGAGGTGCTGCACAATCTCGGCCATCGCGTTCAGGGCTCCGACCAGTCCGAAAGCGCCAATGTCCAGCGCCTGCGCGAAAAGGGCATCGAGGTTTTCGTTGGCCACAAGGCCGAGAATCTTGGCGATGCCGAGGTCGTGGTCGTTTCCACCGCGATCAAGAAGACCAATCCCGAGCTGATCGCCGCGCGCGAGAAGCTTTTGCCCGTGGTGCGCCGCGCCGAGATGCTGGCCGAACTGATGCGCTTCCGCTCGTCGATCGCGATCGGCGGCACCCATGGCAAGACGACGACCACCTCGATGGTCGCCGCCCTCCTGGAAGCCGGCGGTCTCGACCCGACCGTCATCAATGGCGGTATCATCAATGCCTACGGCACCAATGCCCGCATGGGGGCCGGCGAGTGGATGGTGGTCGAAGCCGACGAATCGGACGGCACCTTCCTGAAGCTGCCCGCCGATGTGGCTGTCGTCACCAATATCGATCCCGAGCATCTCGACCATTACGGCAATTTCGATGCCGTGCGCGCTGCCTTCCGGCAGTTCGTCGAAAACGTGCCCTTCTATGGTTTCGGCGTCATGTGCCTCGATCATCCCGAAGTGCAGACCATGGTTTCGCGCATCGAGGACCGCAAGGTCGTCACCTATGGCGAGAACCCGCAGGCCGATGTGCGCTTCCTCAATATCCGCATGGACGGCGCGACCTCGATCTTCGACGTCGTCATTCGCCGGCGCCGTACGGGGCAGCTGATCGAGCTCAAGGATCTGCGCCTGCCGATGCCCGGCCGGCACAACATTTCCAACGCGACCGCCGCGGTGGCCGTGGCGCAGCGTCTCGGCGTCAGCCCGGACAACATCGCGAAAGGCCTGGCGTCCTTCGGCGGCGTCAAGCGCCGCTTCACCTTCACCGGCGAGTGGAACAATGTCCGCGTCTATGACGACTACGGCCATCATCCCGTCGAGATCAAGGCCGTGCTGAAGGCGGCGCGCGAGGCCTGCCAGGGCCGCATCATCGCCGTCCACCAGCCGCATCGCTACAGCCGCCTGCAAAGCCTGTTCCAGGATTTCTCGGCCTGCTTCAACGATGCCGACACGATTCTGCTCTCGCCGGTCTATTCGGCCGGCGAAGAGCCGATCGAGGGCGTCAATTCGCAGGAGCTCGTGGCGCGCATCAAGGCCGGTGGCCACCGTGATGCCCGCTATGTCGAAGGTCCGGACGCGCTGGCGCCGATCGTCTCCACCATTGCACAACCTGGTGACTTCGTGGTTCTTTTGGGGGCGGGCAGCATTACATATTGGGCTGCCGCCTTGCCGGGAGAACTAGCGCGCGTGTCGGGACAGAGTGCATGA
- the murB gene encoding UDP-N-acetylmuramate dehydrogenase, giving the protein MKQVNGVKLLSSLGDGVKAVRGRLTPDAPMDRVTWFRAGGLAELMFQPHDREDLITFLKLLPDDVPVMVAGVGSNLLVRDGGIPGVVIRLSAKGFGDLELVGENRVQAGAICPDKNLAAMTLDHGIGGFFFYYGIPGTVGGALRMNAGANGGETRERVVEVHAVDRKGEIHVLSNADMGYSYRSSTAPKDLIFTHAIFEGYAEDKAKIRADMDAVRQHRETVQPIREKTGGSTFKNPEGHSAWKLIDEAGCRGMMIGGAQMSPMHCNFMINTGQASGYELEYLGETVRQRVMETSGIKLDWEIKRIGTFMPGYEVREFLGRATA; this is encoded by the coding sequence ATGAAACAGGTCAATGGAGTGAAGCTTCTTTCCTCGCTCGGCGACGGCGTGAAGGCCGTGCGCGGTCGGCTGACGCCGGATGCGCCCATGGACCGCGTGACCTGGTTCCGGGCCGGCGGCTTGGCCGAGCTGATGTTCCAGCCGCATGACCGCGAGGATCTGATTACCTTCCTGAAGCTGCTGCCGGACGACGTCCCGGTGATGGTGGCCGGCGTCGGTTCGAACCTGCTGGTGCGCGATGGCGGCATTCCGGGCGTCGTCATCCGCCTGTCTGCCAAGGGCTTCGGCGATCTGGAGCTCGTCGGAGAAAACCGCGTGCAGGCCGGCGCCATCTGCCCTGACAAGAATCTTGCTGCCATGACGCTCGATCACGGGATCGGCGGCTTCTTCTTCTATTACGGCATCCCCGGCACGGTCGGCGGAGCGCTGCGCATGAATGCCGGCGCCAATGGGGGAGAGACCCGCGAGCGCGTCGTCGAGGTGCATGCGGTCGATCGCAAGGGCGAGATCCATGTGCTGAGCAACGCCGATATGGGCTACAGCTACCGCTCCTCCACCGCGCCGAAGGATCTGATCTTCACCCACGCGATCTTCGAGGGCTATGCGGAAGACAAGGCAAAGATCCGCGCGGACATGGATGCGGTTCGCCAGCATCGCGAAACCGTGCAGCCGATCCGCGAGAAGACCGGGGGTTCGACCTTCAAAAATCCCGAGGGCCACTCCGCCTGGAAGCTGATCGACGAGGCCGGCTGCCGCGGCATGATGATCGGCGGCGCGCAGATGTCGCCCATGCATTGCAACTTCATGATCAACACCGGCCAGGCCAGCGGCTACGAACTCGAATATCTGGGCGAGACCGTGCGCCAGCGGGTCATGGAGACCTCCGGCATCAAGCTCGACTGGGAAATAAAGCGTATCGGCACCTTCATGCCGGGCTATGAGGTCCGCGAATTCCTGGGCCGGGCGACGGCCTAA